Proteins encoded in a region of the Candidatus Obscuribacterales bacterium genome:
- a CDS encoding SMC family ATPase — protein sequence MIPQSLKLRNFLSYRQATLDFRGLHVACICGANGAGKSSLLEAIAWAVWGQGRAASDDDVIYQGALEAQVDYTFRYREQVYRIIRTRYRGQPSSLEFQIETPSGFQTLTQRGSRATQSLIQQHLKLDYETFINSAYLRQGRADEFMLKRPAERKQVLADLLKLDQYDRLSEQAKERSRQVRAEMEVLERVLEQIQQQLLQSDRLATERLALETTLEQLTQQQQVHTAQVQALHIQQQQRQLGQQELQRHHHQAQQLQQDCQQLQQQLTTLQTQERSLQTILSQSDAIAQGYVHLQALQTKDVALTQTFHTYQTLTAEHQQLQQQHQTAIAVLQDQHHQVEAQLTSLVQQEQEVQQVLSKAGEIGDALERLRLARQQLQQLDRLQVQVAPLIQRRQQLQSQWERAQAHLQARLDAFNHQIQQLQLQEQRQPNLTQSAAELSTQLHYLEERRLYQQQVRDKGLERRNFMERLQADQRIYETQLAELDQKIQWLKRQAGPWLNDRSLNPSIEEELRSLQVDAQEAGRQSCQDQGTPYQLEVADYPPCPLCDRPLDEQHGRVVLERHQADQAAILKRLWVVREQLSASEREIQVLRQEYRDLDYELANYGAMLERRGRLQEQLQGVVTVKTQLQELIAERDALACSLESGGYAAEWQEEWQEIDHTLSQLQYDDKNHALARGQVDRWRWAELRQAEIHSAQQRQIQLAQQRPLLEARRAQIDHDLQQHHQSSLYQQLQEVSDRLLQLGYDAPAHAAVKDAIRQNQGWQLRYHDLHQAQQQLPQIQQQRQQIEAEWQERSHRLQEVQQQIAQLTQQLDSTPDATEAIALLEYQLTEGRSQRDQHLAHLGRLQQQQQQLDDLIDQRDRQQTEVQTLRHQYRVYQELAQACGKNGIQALMIENILPHLEAETNQLLGRLSAHQLHVQFITQRASKRSKRHAKLIDTLDILISDLQGTRPYETYSGGEAFRVNFAIRLALSRLLAQQSGTPLQMLIIDEGFGTQDAAGCERLVAAIQAIADDFACILAVTHIPHLKAAFQTRIEVQKQAQGSQIQLVL from the coding sequence GATGTGATTTATCAAGGGGCGTTGGAGGCTCAGGTAGACTATACCTTTCGTTATCGAGAGCAGGTCTATCGAATTATTCGTACACGCTATCGGGGGCAGCCCAGTTCTCTGGAGTTTCAGATTGAAACTCCAAGTGGATTCCAAACCTTAACCCAGCGGGGTTCTCGTGCCACCCAAAGTCTAATTCAGCAGCATCTTAAGCTGGACTACGAGACGTTTATTAACTCGGCCTATCTGCGTCAAGGGCGGGCAGATGAATTTATGCTGAAGCGGCCGGCGGAGCGTAAGCAGGTGCTGGCGGATTTGCTTAAGCTGGATCAATACGATCGCCTTTCGGAACAGGCGAAGGAGCGATCGCGTCAGGTTCGTGCTGAGATGGAGGTGCTGGAGCGAGTATTAGAGCAAATTCAGCAGCAGCTTCTCCAGAGCGATCGCTTGGCTACAGAACGCTTGGCCTTGGAAACCACCTTGGAGCAGCTTACCCAGCAGCAGCAGGTACATACAGCTCAGGTACAGGCGTTACACATCCAGCAGCAGCAGCGCCAGCTCGGGCAACAGGAGCTCCAGCGTCACCATCACCAAGCCCAGCAGCTTCAGCAAGACTGTCAGCAGCTCCAGCAGCAGCTTACGACATTACAGACCCAAGAGCGATCGCTGCAGACCATTCTCAGTCAATCCGACGCCATCGCCCAGGGCTATGTCCATCTGCAGGCGCTGCAAACCAAGGATGTAGCGCTTACCCAAACGTTTCATACCTACCAAACCCTGACGGCAGAACACCAGCAGCTTCAGCAGCAGCACCAAACCGCGATCGCCGTCCTGCAGGATCAGCACCACCAGGTTGAGGCCCAGCTAACCTCCCTGGTGCAGCAGGAACAGGAGGTACAGCAGGTGCTTAGTAAGGCAGGGGAAATTGGCGACGCCTTAGAACGTCTGCGGCTAGCGCGGCAGCAGCTTCAGCAGTTGGATCGCCTACAGGTGCAGGTGGCACCCCTGATCCAGCGGCGGCAGCAGCTCCAGTCTCAGTGGGAACGAGCCCAGGCCCATCTACAGGCGCGCCTGGATGCGTTTAACCATCAGATTCAGCAGCTCCAGCTTCAGGAGCAGCGGCAACCCAACTTAACCCAGTCTGCGGCAGAGCTGAGCACCCAACTCCATTACTTAGAGGAGCGACGGCTATATCAACAGCAGGTGCGCGATAAGGGTCTGGAGCGCCGTAATTTTATGGAACGGCTGCAGGCCGATCAACGTATCTATGAAACCCAACTGGCGGAGCTAGATCAAAAAATTCAGTGGCTGAAACGGCAGGCAGGCCCTTGGTTGAACGATCGCTCCCTCAATCCATCCATTGAAGAAGAATTGCGATCGCTGCAGGTAGATGCGCAGGAGGCAGGGCGACAATCCTGTCAGGATCAGGGCACCCCCTACCAACTGGAGGTGGCAGACTATCCCCCCTGTCCCCTTTGCGATCGCCCCTTGGATGAACAGCATGGGCGGGTGGTACTCGAACGCCATCAAGCTGACCAGGCTGCAATTCTAAAACGGCTTTGGGTGGTGCGGGAGCAGTTATCCGCCTCGGAGCGAGAGATTCAGGTTCTGCGCCAGGAATATCGCGATTTGGACTATGAACTGGCGAATTACGGAGCCATGCTCGAACGGCGGGGGCGTCTGCAGGAACAGCTTCAGGGTGTGGTGACGGTAAAAACCCAGCTTCAGGAGCTGATTGCCGAGCGGGATGCCCTAGCATGTTCCCTAGAATCGGGCGGCTATGCGGCAGAATGGCAGGAAGAGTGGCAGGAAATTGACCATACCCTCAGCCAATTGCAGTATGACGACAAAAATCACGCCCTAGCGCGGGGACAGGTGGATCGTTGGCGTTGGGCAGAGCTGCGCCAAGCCGAAATTCACAGTGCCCAGCAGCGACAGATCCAGTTAGCCCAGCAGCGTCCGCTTCTGGAAGCTCGTCGCGCCCAGATCGATCATGACCTGCAGCAACACCACCAATCGTCACTCTACCAACAGCTTCAGGAGGTCAGCGATCGCCTGCTTCAGCTTGGCTATGATGCCCCGGCCCATGCGGCCGTGAAAGATGCCATTCGCCAGAATCAAGGCTGGCAGTTGCGTTACCACGATCTGCACCAAGCCCAGCAGCAGCTACCCCAAATACAGCAGCAGCGCCAGCAGATTGAAGCCGAGTGGCAGGAGCGATCGCACCGTCTACAGGAGGTGCAGCAGCAAATTGCGCAGCTTACCCAGCAGTTAGACTCAACGCCAGATGCCACGGAAGCGATCGCTCTCTTGGAATATCAGCTAACCGAGGGGCGATCGCAACGGGATCAGCACCTAGCTCACCTGGGTCGCCTCCAGCAACAGCAGCAGCAGCTCGATGACTTGATCGACCAGCGCGATCGCCAACAGACCGAGGTGCAAACCCTGCGCCACCAGTATCGGGTCTATCAAGAACTGGCCCAAGCCTGTGGCAAAAATGGCATTCAGGCGTTGATGATTGAAAATATCTTACCTCATCTAGAAGCAGAGACCAATCAACTCTTAGGACGACTCAGCGCCCACCAATTGCACGTCCAGTTTATTACTCAGCGTGCTAGTAAACGCAGTAAACGTCATGCTAAGCTGATTGATACCCTAGATATTTTAATTAGTGACCTCCAGGGTACCCGTCCCTATGAAACCTATTCTGGCGGTGAAGCATTTCGGGTGAATTTTGCCATTCGTCTAGCCTTATCTCGTCTATTAGCTCAGCAGTCCGGCACACCGCTGCAAATGTTAATTATCGATGAGGGATTTGGCACCCAGGATGCGGCAGGCTGTGAGCGTTTGGTGGCAGCGATCCAAGCGATCGCTGATGATTTTG